From one Bacteroidota bacterium genomic stretch:
- a CDS encoding FtsL-like putative cell division protein, with translation MRKNELKEEHPKSRINKLIDFDLKMSDNSLPKIAPFILFISVLIVLYIGNKYYNEDAILERGKLKNELKDLRAESLTNKADLMNRIKKSEIEIMAKKIGLKEFNEPPKIIIVEKGEY, from the coding sequence ATGAGAAAGAATGAATTAAAAGAAGAACATCCAAAAAGCAGGATAAATAAATTAATAGACTTTGATTTAAAAATGTCTGATAATAGTTTACCCAAAATTGCACCTTTTATTTTATTCATTTCTGTATTGATAGTTTTATACATTGGCAATAAATATTACAATGAAGATGCAATTTTAGAAAGAGGCAAATTAAAAAATGAATTAAAAGACCTTAGGGCTGAATCCTTAACAAACAAAGCTGATTTAATGAATAGGATAAAAAAGTCTGAAATTGAAATAATGGCAAAAAAAATAGGACTAAAAGAATTTAATGAACCACCAAAAATAATAATTGTAGAAAAAGGTGAATACTAA
- a CDS encoding penicillin-binding protein, with product MNTKKDILLRVYLSLLFFVAIGIVIVYRIMTIQYSEGKYWRSLSDSLSTSFFTIEATRGNIYSDDNNLMLTSLPIYEIRLDFESKSWKNNSYYNKNIDSLCIKLSELFGNKTSWEYQNAIYHAKRKNERYFLLKRNVNHNQLKILKEFPFFNQGRFLGGFIVERKSKRINPYRILASRTLGYKRKGLQGVGLEGAYNQYLSGKDGKRLMQKISGGNWIPINYANELDPEDGKDIVSTINISIQDVAENALLETLVKNEAQSGSVIVMEVETGHIKAIANLERNNNGTYSEAYNYAVGAATEPGSTFKLVSALILMEKANISANDIVDTEEGEHQFYDKVMKDAHSEGHGKITFEEAFAVSSNVAFSKLVFNKFSNSPDDFIKGIEDLHLTEPLGIPIAGEGIPVINRPSDKDWSGISLPWMSVGYGLQVTPLQLLTIYNAIANNGIMLKPLFATQVKRIGKVIEKFEPIVIEKKICSNKTVDYLQKMLEAVVEYGTANNIKTNLYKIAGKTGTALIANEGGYTKKKIYQASFAGYFPADNPKYSCIVVVTNPTTGNIYGAQVAAPVLKKIADKVYSGEFKNYVEKKHKVFNYSNIPIVSVSNKKDIINLSRFLGLDMILSSSLSEWVNINNEKKNIVLQNREINNAIVPDVRGMVLSDAIYLLENLGLKVEINGYGLILSQSIKPGTNVNYYSTIKLRLG from the coding sequence GTGAATACTAAAAAAGACATATTATTAAGAGTATATTTATCATTATTGTTTTTTGTAGCAATAGGGATAGTGATAGTATATCGGATAATGACTATTCAATATAGCGAAGGTAAATATTGGAGGTCATTGTCTGATAGTCTTAGTACATCATTTTTTACAATTGAAGCAACAAGGGGTAATATTTATTCGGACGATAATAACTTGATGCTTACTTCTTTACCAATTTATGAAATACGCCTTGATTTCGAATCTAAGTCTTGGAAGAATAATTCTTATTACAATAAAAATATTGATTCACTTTGCATCAAGCTCTCAGAATTATTTGGAAACAAAACATCTTGGGAATACCAAAATGCTATTTACCATGCAAAAAGAAAAAATGAAAGATATTTTTTATTAAAAAGAAATGTCAATCATAATCAGTTAAAAATATTAAAAGAATTTCCATTCTTTAATCAAGGTCGATTTCTTGGAGGTTTTATTGTTGAACGTAAAAGCAAAAGAATTAATCCTTACAGAATACTGGCATCAAGAACCCTTGGATACAAAAGAAAAGGTCTTCAAGGAGTGGGGTTAGAAGGTGCGTACAATCAATACTTATCAGGAAAAGACGGTAAACGCTTAATGCAAAAAATTTCAGGTGGTAATTGGATACCAATAAACTATGCAAACGAATTGGATCCTGAAGATGGTAAAGACATTGTTTCAACAATCAACATAAGTATTCAGGATGTTGCTGAAAATGCATTACTTGAAACCCTTGTAAAAAATGAAGCTCAAAGCGGTAGTGTAATTGTTATGGAGGTTGAAACAGGCCATATCAAAGCAATTGCAAACTTGGAGAGGAATAACAACGGTACTTACAGCGAAGCCTATAATTATGCTGTTGGAGCTGCAACAGAGCCAGGTTCTACTTTTAAATTAGTAAGTGCACTTATATTAATGGAAAAAGCCAACATTAGTGCAAATGACATTGTTGATACAGAGGAAGGTGAGCATCAATTTTATGATAAAGTAATGAAAGATGCACATTCCGAAGGTCATGGAAAGATTACATTCGAAGAAGCCTTTGCTGTTTCTTCAAATGTTGCTTTTTCAAAACTTGTTTTTAATAAATTTTCAAATTCACCTGATGATTTTATTAAAGGAATTGAAGATTTACATTTAACGGAACCTCTTGGTATTCCAATAGCAGGAGAAGGTATCCCTGTTATAAATCGCCCTTCCGATAAAGATTGGAGTGGAATATCTTTACCTTGGATGTCTGTTGGTTATGGGTTGCAAGTTACACCTCTTCAGTTACTTACGATTTACAATGCAATTGCAAATAATGGTATAATGCTAAAGCCACTTTTTGCTACTCAAGTAAAAAGGATTGGAAAAGTTATAGAAAAATTTGAACCTATTGTTATTGAAAAAAAAATATGTTCAAATAAAACTGTGGATTATTTACAAAAAATGCTTGAAGCTGTAGTTGAGTATGGAACTGCTAATAATATAAAAACTAATTTATATAAAATAGCAGGAAAAACAGGAACAGCTTTAATTGCAAATGAGGGTGGATACACTAAAAAGAAAATATACCAAGCATCTTTTGCAGGATATTTCCCTGCTGATAATCCTAAATATTCTTGTATTGTAGTTGTAACAAATCCTACTACAGGGAATATTTATGGAGCCCAAGTAGCAGCACCTGTTTTAAAGAAAATTGCTGACAAAGTCTATTCAGGTGAATTTAAAAACTATGTAGAAAAAAAACATAAAGTTTTTAATTATTCAAACATTCCCATTGTAAGTGTAAGCAATAAAAAAGACATTATTAATTTAAGCAGATTTCTTGGATTAGACATGATTCTTTCAAGCAGTTTATCGGAATGGGTAAATATTAATAATGAAAAGAAAAATATTGTTTTACAAAACAGGGAAATAAACAATGCTATAGTTCCTGATGTTCGTGGAATGGTGCTTTCAGATGCAATTTACTTGCTCGAAAATTTAGGATTGAAAGTAGAAATAAATGGTTATGGATTAATTCTTTCTCAATCTATAAAACCGGGTACAAATGTTAATTATTATTCAACAATTAAACTGAGATTAGGATAA